A window of Equus przewalskii isolate Varuska chromosome 18, EquPr2, whole genome shotgun sequence contains these coding sequences:
- the RPL24 gene encoding large ribosomal subunit protein eL24 → MKVELCSFSGYKIYPGHGRRYARTDGKVFQFLNAKCESAFLSKRNPRQINWTVLYRRKHKKGQSEEIQKKRTRRAVKFQRAITGASLADIMAKRNQKPEVRKAQREQAIRAAKEAKKAKQASKKTAMAAAKAPTKAAPKQKIVKPVKVSAPRVGGKR, encoded by the exons ATGAA GGTCGAGTTGTGCAGCTTCAGCGGCTACAAGATCTACCCGGGACACGGGAGGCGCTACGCCAGGACCGACGGGAAG gttttccagtttcttaacGCAAAATGCGAGTCGGCGTTCCTTTCCAAGAGGAATCCCCGGCAGATCAACTGGACTGTTCTCTACAGAAGGAAGCACAAAAAGGGACAGTCG gaagaaattcagaagaaaagaacCCGCCGTGCAGTCAAATTCCAGAGGGCCATCACTGGTGCATCTCTTGCTGATATAATGGCCAAGAGGAATCAGAAACCTGAAGTTAGGAAGGCTCAGCGAGAACAAGCTATCAG GGCTGCCAAGGAAGCAAAAAAGGCTAAGCAAGCATCTAAAAAGACAGCAATGGCTGCAGCTAAG GCTCCCACAAAGGCAGCACCTAAGCAAAAGATTGTGAAACCTGTGAAAGTTTCTGCTCCCCGAGTTGGTGGAAAACGCTAA